Within the Maridesulfovibrio zosterae DSM 11974 genome, the region TTTCCTATAAAGTATATTTAAAAATTAGGATGATAATTAAAAGCAAGCATTTTCAAAACACTAGTAACGTAAAAAGCCCAAGTACTCTACCGAGTATTAGGGCTTTTAAGATCTTATTTTCTACTTTTTATATTTTAATAGGAAAATGAAATTCAAATTAGTCTTTAATCCATTAAATGATACGGTCAATGAGATTCCCTTTACCTGTCAGGCTATGAATTGCGTCATCAACAACATGTTGCTGACGTTCTTCATGTGCTCTCATTGCAGGATCGTCAAGAGCTGCAGCCACATGATCCGGCCGCTCTGTAGGCAGATTCTGCTTAATACTGGTGTCCATAACACCACCTTCAACGGGGATAGAAAGTGCTATGTCACTCATAATGTATTGCCTCCAGTTTATCTCAGCGGAGCAAGATAATGTTTTCTTGCAAGATCATATATAAAAACCAGTCTGAATCTACTAATAAAGTAAGTTCAGACTGGTTTTAGGTCAAGTTAATCTATTTTAGATAGAAAGGAGTTCTTCCAGTGTCTTCAGAAATGTTTCCAGATCTTTTTTATCAATAGTCAGCGCAGGAAGCAGTCTAAGTATTTTTCCTTTGGTCAGATTCAGTATAAAACCTTTATCACGGAGCTGTGTAAAAACTTCACTGCCGTCAAAGGAGAGCTCAACTCCGAGCATGAGTCCAAGTCCTCTGACTGAGTTGATTTTTTCAGGGAATTTTTTCTGTATTTTGAGGGCTTCGGTTATGAAGAAATCGCCCATTTCAGCTGCTCTATCAGCAATTTTTTCTTCAGTCATTATGTCAAGAACTTTAGAAGAAACTTTTGCAACCAGAGCCCCTCCGCCAAAGGTGGTAGCGTGGCTTCCGGGTGTGAAGCCTTTAGCTATTGCTTCAGTTGCCAGCATGGCTCCCATAGGCAGGCCGTTGGCTAGAGCTTTTGCAGAGGTGAAAATATGCGGAGTTACTCCGTAATGCTGATGTGCCCACCATTTACCTGTTCTACAAAGGCCTGACTGGACTTCATCCACAATAAGCAGGATATCATTTTCAGCAACAAGGTTCTCAATGGCTTTTACATATTCGGCTGGCAGGGGTTTGATCCCGCCTTCGCCTTGAACCATTTCAATCATGATGGCTGCTGTCTTATCAGTAATTGCAGCTTTAAGTGCTTCAATATCTCCCGTTGGAACATATTTAAAGCCTTCAGGTAGCGGAGCAAAACCATCTTTGATCGGGCCGGCCTGTCCTGTAGCTGTCAGCGTAGCAAGTGTTCTGCCATGAAATGAGCCTTCAAGAGTAATGATTTCATAAGCATCCCTCTCTTTTATAGTGCGCATATATCTTCTAGCCAGCTTGATAGCGGCTTCATTGGCTTCAGCTCCTGAGTTACAGAAAAAGACTCTGTCAGCACCGCATGTTGTAAGAAGTTTTTCAGCGCATTCGACTTGTTCTTCCTGATAGAATAGATTGCTGACTTGAACCAGTTTGCGGGCCTGTTCAGTCATAACTTCTACTAAGTCTTCACGGCAGTGGCCGATATTGACTACAGAAATACCGGAGAGGAGATCTATATACTCTTTTCCGTCAATATCCCAAAGTCTGGAGCCTTTGGCTCTGGCTACACTGACAGGATACCGACCGTAAGTATTACAGATAGATTTTTGTTCTTTTGCCACAAGTGTATCGTATTTAGTCATGGTATTATTCTTTATATTAAATGAGTAATTAGTTTTTTCCTGTATGCCCGAATCCTCCGGCCCCTCTCTGGGTCTCGGAAAGTTCTTCACTCGGAATCAAGTTGGCATGACAGTAGGGCATAAAAACCAGCTGT harbors:
- a CDS encoding aspartate aminotransferase family protein, whose product is MTKYDTLVAKEQKSICNTYGRYPVSVARAKGSRLWDIDGKEYIDLLSGISVVNIGHCREDLVEVMTEQARKLVQVSNLFYQEEQVECAEKLLTTCGADRVFFCNSGAEANEAAIKLARRYMRTIKERDAYEIITLEGSFHGRTLATLTATGQAGPIKDGFAPLPEGFKYVPTGDIEALKAAITDKTAAIMIEMVQGEGGIKPLPAEYVKAIENLVAENDILLIVDEVQSGLCRTGKWWAHQHYGVTPHIFTSAKALANGLPMGAMLATEAIAKGFTPGSHATTFGGGALVAKVSSKVLDIMTEEKIADRAAEMGDFFITEALKIQKKFPEKINSVRGLGLMLGVELSFDGSEVFTQLRDKGFILNLTKGKILRLLPALTIDKKDLETFLKTLEELLSI